In Turicibacter sanguinis, a genomic segment contains:
- a CDS encoding CamS family sex pheromone protein, producing MKKIYLRFLSVFVLSILLVACSKPPVPAVQEENISQVAPTKQTLSNDATEQYYRTIIPYVSSPTRGLVYSYLANKYDIEEMELSLMRYSQSYFNTNEVYFQEGQYLTKPVVKQMLAKKKTQAELEQALAEDDEYVDLGLNPSTDETIEINGLTINPVYLSYLLEQDYVVLEGDQTTLKGVSIGLALNPYQTWKNEELGYTQTVVLEEEELIAKGKEIAQHAIDILRTQEGFENVDIMVGLYVLQEQSAVVPGRMVAKTLVSSGSSKIKNWDSVNEQYYLLPDSKIQEIDYELSEQFVKFKDTIKEYYPHYYGVIGVAHYVDNKLDNLEITVNIDFYGLAEKLSFHQLLAQLMNETFSNYYDITVVVRSTEEIFGILTRNANEKDIDVNLINWE from the coding sequence ATGAAAAAAATTTATTTAAGATTTTTAAGTGTTTTTGTACTTAGTATACTATTAGTTGCCTGTTCAAAACCTCCAGTTCCAGCAGTACAAGAGGAGAATATTTCGCAAGTGGCTCCAACCAAACAAACATTATCTAATGATGCGACAGAACAGTACTATCGTACGATTATTCCATATGTTTCAAGTCCAACTCGTGGATTAGTTTACTCTTATTTAGCTAATAAATATGATATTGAAGAGATGGAGCTTTCGTTAATGCGTTATTCTCAGTCTTATTTCAATACGAATGAAGTTTATTTCCAAGAGGGACAGTATTTAACAAAACCTGTTGTGAAACAAATGTTAGCAAAGAAAAAAACGCAAGCAGAGTTAGAGCAAGCGTTAGCTGAAGATGATGAATATGTTGATTTAGGCTTAAATCCTTCAACTGATGAGACAATTGAAATTAATGGTCTGACCATAAATCCTGTTTATTTATCATATTTACTAGAACAAGATTATGTTGTACTCGAGGGTGATCAAACAACGTTAAAAGGTGTTTCAATTGGACTGGCGTTAAATCCTTATCAAACATGGAAAAATGAAGAATTAGGATATACACAAACCGTTGTCCTAGAAGAAGAAGAACTAATTGCAAAAGGAAAAGAGATTGCTCAACATGCCATTGATATTTTGAGAACTCAAGAAGGTTTTGAAAATGTTGATATCATGGTCGGATTGTATGTTCTACAAGAACAAAGTGCAGTCGTTCCAGGGCGTATGGTAGCTAAAACATTAGTTTCATCAGGCTCAAGTAAAATTAAAAACTGGGATAGTGTTAATGAACAATACTATTTATTACCAGATAGTAAAATTCAAGAAATTGATTATGAATTATCTGAACAGTTTGTCAAGTTCAAAGATACAATCAAAGAATATTATCCTCACTATTATGGAGTAATCGGAGTCGCTCATTATGTTGATAATAAGCTAGATAATTTAGAGATTACTGTCAATATTGATTTTTATGGATTAGCTGAAAAGCTATCATTCCATCAGTTGTTAGCACAGTTAATGAATGAGACATTCTCTAATTATTATGATATTACAGTCGTAGTGCGTTCAACTGAAGAAATTTTCGGAATTTTAACCCGTAATGCTAATGAAAAAGATATAGACGTAAATTTAATTAATTGGGAGTAA